The DNA region TAATTAGCATAGACAGGTAAGTGTCATTCCAATGCCTATTACCTGCATAGAAGGAAACgtactgtttgtgtagtgtgacaAGGTGAAAGCCGTTTTAATATGACGGTTAATTATGCATTTAATTGTTAAATTGAGTCTTACATTTTTGTTTCCTGTTTTTTTGCACACATACTTGATGAAATCGTGTTTTATAAGCCCATGTGGGCACCAATTGGTGTTTATTTATATagcctcaggagtaaatgtcagttgtcttttcatagccgatcattaagagtatctctaccactcctgctgtctctagagagttgaaaacagcaggtctgggacaggtagcacgtccggtgaacaggtcaggattccatagccgcaggcagaacagttgaaactggagcagcagcagcacggccaggtggactgaggacagcaaggagtcatcatgccaggtagtcctgaggcatggtcctagggctcagatcctcagagagaaagaaagagagaattagagagagcatacttaaattcacacaggacaccggataggacaggagaagtactccagatataacagactgaccctagccccctgacacataaactactgcagcataaatactggaggctgagacaggaggggtcaggagacactgtggccccatccgatgatacccccggacagggccaagcaggcaagatataaccccacccactttgccaaagcacagcccctcacaccactagagggatatcttcaaccaccaacttaccatcctgagacaaggccgagtatagcccacaaagatctccgccacggcacaacccaaggggggggcgccaacccagacaggaagatcacgtgtaggctactaaataaaataaataatttaaaaaaacaaatgaacACTGATATTTTCATAGTGAATTAAGTAGGTAGCACTCTTGCCTCCAAAACCACATGTTTACCCTTTGCAGTTCGATCCCCACATGAGCCTTATACACATTTTTGCGGGTCACGCTACTGTATGTTCTCCTACCTCGTCATAAACATAATAAAAACATGCAAGGAGTTCGGGAATTCCAATCTCCTTTTAAAACAAATTATAGCGTAGCCCTAGtaacaggctacattataatAAGATTGTTATACGATCTTATAATTGCTATAGTTATTTTGGTGTGAATTTACTCCCCAATGTTTTGTCTTCCTTTGGCAGTTCCTTGCTGTTCATCCAATGTATTTATAGTAATATGTATCTGTATGTATAAACAGTTCATTGGTTGTTTACAGCTAATTAATGATATGCTTATTTTGTTGTCCGTTCTGAGGTACCTGGGCATAACCAAGCCTCTGACCTACCCTGTGAGACAGAATGGCTGTTGCATGGCCAAGATGGTGGTGTCCGTGTGGCTCCTGTCCGCCTCCATCACCTTGCCCCCCCTCTTCGGCTGGGCCCAGAACGTAAACGACAACAAGGTGTGTCTGATCAGCCAGGACTTTGGTTACACCATCTACTCCACCTCAGTGGCGTTCTACATCCCCGTATCCGTCATGCTCATTATGTACTACCGCATCTACCGCGCCGCCAAGCTCAGCGCCGCCAAGCACACCATCACGGGCTTCCCGCGGGTCGGGGAGGAGGCGCGGGGGGGAGAGGAGGCCatggaggaacaggaggaggaagaggacagcgTGGACTGTGTGTCGGCCGCTCTGAGGCTCCacagggaggtggaggagtgcaCGCGATTCTCCCGGCTCATGAGGAGCAACCGGAGGAACATGTCCATCTTCAAGCGGGAGCAGAAGGCAGCAGCCACCCTGGGGATCGTGGTAGGGGCCTTCAGTGTCTGCTGGATGCCTTTCTTCTTACTGTCCACGGCCAGACCCTTCATCTGCAGGGCGGACTGCCCTAGCTGTGTGCCCTTGTGGGTGGAGAGGACCCTGTTGTGGCTGGGCTATGCCAACTCCCTCCTCAACCCTTTCATCTACGCCTTCTTCAACAGGGACCTGAGGACCACCTACAGCAACCTGCTGCGCTGTCGTTATCGCAACATCAACCGCAAGCTGTCCGCCGTCGGGATGCAACAGGCCCTCAAACGGGTGGATAAGACCGACTCTGTTATCTAAATGGTGTTATTGTTGTGGTGTGGTGGGAGCTGTCACACTGAGCACTAGAGTCGACCACATTCTCTCAATGACAATTGGTCAATGTTATCTGCCTGCCTGGTCCTCTACTTAAGATCGTGCATGTCCAGACACAGTCTAGACCTTATTGGTCAGGTCTGATTTATGAAACAACTAAGAATCTATCCTTCCATCTGAATGTGAGTCCATTGGCTTTGTGTCCGTGACGTTACGATGCTTTTACCCTGTGCATTTCTCAGTTGTGGTTGTGTAGCGTGGTTGTGTAGCGTGGTTCGTTCTGCGTTGTGTACTTTTAATTAGGACGCTGCCACAACTGGAGGTCTAGAACTAGAATTATTTTTATTTGCCCTGCACacgaagagacaacacacattatgTTTAACCCTTGGTGCGGTCCTAGCTCTCAGGCACCTGCGCAAGCACAcggacactcactcaaacactgtcCCAAGTACTCACAAGTTACAATACATACCCTAGTTAGCGAGCTTTGTGAAACTTGTTAACATAAACCTTTATATTATCCACATTGTAACAAACTTATGGTAGCATAACAGTACATTGTATGACATTATGACAGTTTTATATTGAACCATTTCAGAGCCAAGGACAACATACCTTTCAAGACGAAGGGCAGGCAAAAGAGAACAATAAGAGGGTATGGAAAGACAGATAACCTGCGATggaccaaaccaaaatatactAAACTTTTACAATCACGTGTATGTACAATATTGATATGAAAAAGTAGTTGTACACCAAAGAAAAACATTAGCTATGCAGCTGTAATTAAATAACAAAATacactgaattattattattattattatcaaatgATTAACATCCCCTCTTGACCTGGCCTATTTGAATTGGTCCTTGTTGCATAATCTGGTAATTTGGTGCATAATCTAGGGGAACAACATCACACGGCTACATTTGCACAAACACGATGCCTCAGAACAAGCCATGATGGTTAGCTGTTTCTTGAAGGGGCAATCTACAGCTGATCCatccattttgttgttgttgactatattaacaaaagtatgtggacaccccttcaaatgtgtggatttggctatttctgcCACACCCgtttctgacaggtgtataaaatctagcCCAAGCCAAGCAATGTCCATAGACGAACATTGTCAttaaaatggccttactgaaaagctctagtggctttcaatgtggcaccgtcataagatgccacctttccaacaagtcagttcgtcctGCAAGAGCTGCCCgtcaactgtaagggctgttattgtgaagtggaaatgtctaggagcaacaacggctcagccgcgaagtggtaggacacacaagctcacagaacgggaccgccgagtccTGAAGCGCTGTTGCAACGCTCACTAGAAGAAACTGGAAGAAACGTAATCAGCACAAGAaccgttcgtcgggagcttcatgaaatgggtttccacggccgagcagccacacacaagcctaagatcaccatgcgcaatgacaagcgtcggctggagtggtataaagctctccaccattggactctggagcagtggaaacacgttctctggagagatgaatcactcttcaccatctggcagtctgatggacaaatctgggtttggcggatgccaggaaaatGCTACCTTCCCCAAtatatagtgccaactgtaaagtttggtggaggaggaataatgatctggggctgtttttcatggttcgggcctcttagatccagtgaagggaaatcctaACGCTACaggatacaatgacattctagacaattctgtgcttccaacttcgtATATACCcatttgattcttgaagaatataacttataaatgcctaatgagcttagttcaactgtagtaccccatcagaaccaaaATATAATCTTGTTTTACTcccatgtttgtaaacaaagaaaATGTAAACAAAAACACGTCTGAACGTGTTCCTGTACGTCACGAGCAACAATGTTGTGACTTTGTCAAACAAATCAACCATGGTGTGTTGACGTTGTTCCATGGTTATGTGTAATTACAAACTCTTAAATGCAAATGTTTCCTTGTGACATGTTGGACGTGCCCAAATGGACAATACAACCTACACGTGGCATTTGACTTCCTGTGTGAGTATGCCCTTTCAATTGTATAAAAGATTcatttacttcttcttcttcttctttctcaaTGTCTGTTCATTTACGTTGAATGTATGTTTGTTGAATGACatcacacacatatataaatgTGATTGACCAGtcattatttcattttttaatttttttttatgagAGTGACATCATTAAGGATTTAACAGAATTGCATGATTTTGATTGTGATGTCATAAAGACTCAAAGTGTAAATAGAATCTGAGGGTATTCTGTGAACCTTTCTCGGTTTTGATAAAAAATGGCAATAACATTGTTTAATTTAGATGGCATTATGAATAGTTTGTCCATATGTTTACAGTTAAGTcacaatttgttttgttttttttacattttccttACTATATTGTCAGTATTCTATCAGTTAAATTGCTCAGTGTGGCAAAACCTTTGTTGTGTGATGGCTCGTAATTGTTTAGTGAAACAAAGTGAAAATGTGGCGTATTGGCTCAGTCATACGTTCTATCACACGTGAAGCCCAGTGAAGGAACACCTAGAGGTGTGAGGCAATCCTACGCACCGAACAACACTGAATCACACGTCACAAAGTCCCCTTCATGTCTTATTGTGAGTCAAAACCAAGGCagctgaaggagagggagaaaaaaagggaTTAGGGTGACGATCTATTTCCTGTCTAAATCCAACATGTACCCAAAGTCACCCACTTAGCAACATTTATGATGGCCATGTCTCTAAGGGATACAACGTAGAATTATCCAACCGTGAAAAAAAAATATTGGATTTGTTTTAGTGTAGAAAGCTATGGGCCATTATATCCTGTATCTTTAAGCTACAATGAAACTATAATGAGGCAAGTGCATTTATGTTGCAGTGGGTATGATTCATCTCTACGTTCATATTTCTGGATTTGACTAAACTCACAGAATTCAGTATTCAGTCAACGTGGTAGTGCACTTAGCCGATAAAATGGAGGCTTTTGTTAAAGCAATTCCCTGAAAGGGCCTTATGTGAAAGCAATAGACCTACTCTAAGAGCCCTTCTCTCAGTACAGATCATAGACATGGGGCCTGAAAGAAAATGGTGCCTATTCATTTATTGTCTTATTAAATGTAGGCCTATTCATTTATTGTCTTATTAAATGTAGGCCTATTCATTTATTGTCTTATTAAATGTAGGCCTATTCATTTTTGTCTTATTAAATGTAGGCCTATTCATTTATTGTCTTATTAAATGTAGGCCTTTTTATTTATTCTTgccaggccatcattgtaaataagattagTATTTTTTCCATAATTGacctgcctggtaaaataaaacttAAAGGAAAACAAATCCAAATGTTTTAGTGTTTTTGAGTTCTGTCACATGACCCTTTTACATGATCGAGTTATCAAACTAGCAGATATGATGCTGTTGTTTTACACCTCCACCTTTTCCAGTAGGTCATGTATTTttgttggggggtggggggtttaCATATGAAAGGGCTTTCAAGATCATTTttgaataatttttttttttttttgctgtttcTTCTCAAAGACTTTGCAAATGAATTGGTTAAGAGATATTTGAGAGACATTACTGAACTGATGCATCGATTCTCATCCGTATCTGCTCTGAACAGTAAATGACacagattgagttgacattttgACATTTGCCGCAGCGCATTCTCCTCTAACACGGGAACATTGCTTTTACATTTCAATCACGTTGTAAAGCTGAACTTCTGCAATAAAGATTGGATAGAAGGTTAAAACAGGCATACTGTTTATTTATCTGTTCATTCTTAGATGTAAAGTTTCCTTGTTTTGGGGACCTGCGTGGTCATTTTTACTTTTTTACTTATAAAATCGATCTGTGGACACCATAGATCAAAATGCGTGATTATGTCTCTTTTGCCAGTGTGAAGCAGGATGTGAAATCTGACACCACTTGAAGCTGGGAAGTCCCTCATACCATTTAATTTGCTCTTCCGACTGTtcatgtcacgatcgtcgtaagaagcggaccaaagcgcagcgtggtgtgaatgcatcaTTTAATAGATGACGGAAAAACACGAAGTAAActgtacaaaaacaataaacgaccgtgacgctatcataagaactgtgctgacacaagcaactaacatagacaatcacccacaaacaaacagtgaaacccagactacctaagtatgattctcaatcagagacaactaatgacacctgcctctgattgagaaccatactaggccgaaacatagaaatccccaaatcatagaaaaacaaacatagactgcccaccccaactcacaccctgactaaaataaataatgacaacacaacggaaataaaggtcagaacgtgacagtccaTCAACTCCTGTCTCAACCCTACCCCCTCATACAatagaaaaacatagaaaaacaaacatagactgcccaccccaactcacaccctgaccatactaaataatgacaacacaaaggaaataaaggtcagaacgtgacagcccaTCAACTCCTGTCTCAACCCTACCCCCTCATataatagaaaaacaaacatagactgcccaccccaactcacgccctgaccaccccctCATATGCCTGGAATCCTGACATCGCAGCACAGCAGAAGAGATCGGTTTACtctttaaaaaatttttttttttaactaggcaagtcagttaagaacaaattcttattttcaatgacggcctaagaacagtgcctgttcaggggcagaacgacagatttgtaccttgtcagctcagagattcgaacttgcaaccttccagttactagtccatcactctaaccactaggctaccctgccgccactcttcctggggtttattatgaatccccattagttcctgccaaggcagcagctactgttcctggggtttattatggatccccattagttcctgccaaggtagcagctactcttcctggggtttattatgaatccccattagttcctgccaaggtagcagatactcttcctggggtttattatggatccccattagttcctgccaaggtagcagctactcttcctggggtttattatga from Oncorhynchus nerka isolate Pitt River linkage group LG16, Oner_Uvic_2.0, whole genome shotgun sequence includes:
- the LOC115144510 gene encoding 5-hydroxytryptamine receptor 7-like: MFVDADGTFNNSNMKSYVMEKAKEPGATNMISEALVAHLLKNAQEAAEAVSATSQSSTLLMENGTRCGEQILNYDKVEKVFIGGILTTLTLFTICGNLLVVISVCFVKKLRQPSNYLIVSLAVADLSIALAVMPFVSITDLIGGQWVFGQVFCNVFIAMDVMCCTASIMTLCVISIDRYLGITKPLTYPVRQNGCCMAKMVVSVWLLSASITLPPLFGWAQNVNDNKVCLISQDFGYTIYSTSVAFYIPVSVMLIMYYRIYRAAKLSAAKHTITGFPRVGEEARGGEEAMEEQEEEEDSVDCVSAALRLHREVEECTRFSRLMRSNRRNMSIFKREQKAAATLGIVVGAFSVCWMPFFLLSTARPFICRADCPSCVPLWVERTLLWLGYANSLLNPFIYAFFNRDLRTTYSNLLRCRYRNINRKLSAVGMQQALKRVDKTDSVI